From one Theropithecus gelada isolate Dixy unplaced genomic scaffold, Tgel_1.0 HiC_scaffold_2329, whole genome shotgun sequence genomic stretch:
- the LOC112617537 gene encoding SLC2A4 regulator, protein RQAEPEQSDGEEDFYYTELDVGVDTLTDGLSSLTPVSPTASMPPAFPRLELPELLEPPALPSPLRPTALPLPPPPPPVLSAVANPQSCHSDRVYQGCLTPARLEPQPTEVGACPPALSSRTGVSLRKPRGDAKKCRKVYGMERRDLWCTACRWKKACQRFLD, encoded by the exons gaggcaggcagagcCTGAGCAGAGTGACGGTGAGGAGGACTTCTACTACACAGAGCTGGATGTCGGTGTGGACACGCTGACGGACGGGCTGTCCAGCCTGACTCCAGTGTCCCCCACGGCCTCCATGCCGCCTGCCTTTCCCCGCCTGGAGCTGCCAGAGCTGCTGGAACCCCCAGCCCTGCCTAGTCCCCTGCGGCCaactgccctgcccctgcccccgccTCCACCCCCCGTCCTGAGCGCTGTTGCTAACCCCCAGTCCTGCCACAGTGACCGTGTCTACCAG GGCTGCCTGACGCCTGCCCGCCTGGAGCCGCAGCCCACGGAGGTCGGAGCCTGcccacccgccttgtcctccaGGACTGGAGTCAGCCTGAG GAAGCCCCGCGGCGATGCAAAGAAGTGCCGGAAAGTGTATGGCATGGAGCGCCGGGACCTGTGGTGCACAGCCTGCCGCTGGAAGAAGGCCTGCCAGCGGTTCCTGGACTAA